In one Lachnospiraceae bacterium GAM79 genomic region, the following are encoded:
- a CDS encoding sigma-70 family RNA polymerase sigma factor, producing the protein MRLPTQTVIQMYQDNLFRIAFSICQNREDAEDVVQETFLRYHSGAVDFNDEMHIRAWLIRVTINQSKNMLRTFWHRNRTSLEDYMEQLNFSDTESQELFETVMKLPEKYRTVIHLFYYEDYSIKEIADILKISESNVKVRLNRGRTVLRDTLKEAWDYEQSE; encoded by the coding sequence ATGCGATTACCAACACAAACTGTTATACAAATGTATCAGGACAATCTGTTCCGCATTGCATTTTCCATTTGTCAGAACCGGGAGGATGCCGAAGATGTTGTTCAGGAAACATTTCTACGCTATCATTCAGGTGCCGTGGATTTTAACGATGAAATGCATATCCGGGCATGGCTGATCCGGGTTACGATCAATCAGTCAAAAAATATGCTTCGCACCTTCTGGCACAGGAACCGGACATCATTGGAAGATTATATGGAACAACTGAATTTTTCTGATACTGAAAGCCAGGAATTATTTGAAACAGTCATGAAGCTGCCGGAAAAATACCGGACAGTGATCCATCTGTTTTATTATGAAGACTATTCCATTAAGGAAATTGCAGACATTCTAAAGATCAGCGAAAGCAACGTAAAGGTCCGGTTAAACCGCGGACGTACCGTGCTTCGCGACACCCTAAAGGAGGCTTGGGACTATGAACAATCAGAATAA
- a CDS encoding cupin domain-containing protein gives MDIEQMKKDLGGGNVFPIGEENVAFAKYFTGECYLNMLTTERVPVGLVTFAPGTINAYHIHHKGGQILLVTGGRGWYQEEGKPARELKAGDVVNISPEVKHWHGAAKDSWFQHLAVEVPAEGASNEWLEFLPEEEYNKLP, from the coding sequence ATGGATATCGAACAGATGAAAAAAGACTTAGGTGGAGGTAACGTATTTCCAATCGGTGAAGAAAACGTAGCATTCGCAAAGTATTTTACAGGTGAATGCTATTTGAATATGCTTACAACAGAGAGAGTACCAGTTGGTCTGGTTACTTTCGCTCCGGGAACAATCAATGCATACCACATCCATCATAAAGGTGGACAGATCCTTCTGGTTACTGGTGGAAGAGGATGGTACCAGGAAGAAGGAAAACCAGCTCGTGAATTGAAAGCTGGAGATGTAGTAAATATTTCACCAGAAGTAAAACACTGGCACGGGGCAGCGAAAGACAGCTGGTTCCAGCATCTGGCTGTTGAAGTTCCAGCAGAGGGAGCTTCCAACGAATGGCTGGAGTTTTTACCGGAAGAAGAGTATAACAAATTACCATAA
- a CDS encoding cupin domain-containing protein has product MRTKQRNNLAETARHERVAQNTDVYAVKARNYKGLRRGSPVLCRNNWHIHHATKGGGQLLICTAGEGWYQEEGKEAVSLAPGTVITIPAEVKHWHGAKKDSWFSHIAVEVPGENCSNEWCEPITDEEYNKLA; this is encoded by the coding sequence ATGAGGACGAAGCAGAGAAATAACCTGGCAGAAACTGCTCGTCATGAAAGGGTCGCACAAAACACAGACGTGTATGCCGTTAAAGCCCGTAACTATAAGGGATTGCGGAGGGGTAGTCCAGTTTTATGCCGTAACAATTGGCATATCCATCACGCAACAAAGGGCGGTGGACAGCTTCTGATCTGCACAGCCGGAGAGGGCTGGTATCAGGAAGAAGGAAAAGAGGCAGTCAGTCTTGCACCGGGAACTGTAATTACGATTCCGGCAGAGGTAAAGCACTGGCATGGTGCAAAGAAGGATAGCTGGTTTTCCCATATCGCAGTAGAAGTACCGGGGGAGAATTGCAGTAATGAATGGTGCGAACCGATTACAGATGAAGAATATAATAAGTTAGCATAG
- a CDS encoding DUF3783 domain-containing protein, with the protein MEKLVLIHVDDIEYHKIQNIASRMKITVDRIPEEIVTANYKLGELVNGVYKNTADTIDGTGREQENVTGHSSETGAVNAQAKSRADSLILVCNLKEKRLDKMLFELRHAEVKVMYKAILTPSNQNWTVPMLMQELCRERFAMMRK; encoded by the coding sequence ATGGAAAAGTTAGTATTAATACATGTAGATGACATCGAATATCACAAGATACAGAATATTGCGAGCCGGATGAAGATCACTGTAGACCGGATACCGGAAGAAATAGTGACAGCGAATTATAAGTTGGGCGAGCTTGTAAATGGAGTCTATAAAAACACCGCAGATACGATAGATGGAACTGGTCGGGAACAGGAAAATGTGACAGGACATTCTTCAGAGACAGGGGCGGTGAACGCACAGGCAAAGAGCCGTGCAGACAGCTTAATTCTGGTATGCAATCTGAAAGAAAAACGGCTGGATAAGATGTTGTTTGAGCTTCGTCATGCTGAGGTGAAGGTTATGTATAAAGCCATTCTGACACCAAGCAATCAGAACTGGACAGTTCCGATGCTGATGCAGGAGCTTTGCAGAGAAAGATTTGCAATGATGAGAAAGTAA
- a CDS encoding carboxymuconolactone decarboxylase family protein, whose translation MAKITQIAGRNALGTFAPDFAHFNDDILFGENWNNEDIDLKTRSIITVVALMAQGITDSSLKFHLQNAKDHGVTQKEIAAIITHVAFYAGWPKGWAVFNLAKEVWNEDEAEK comes from the coding sequence ATGGCAAAGATCACACAGATAGCAGGAAGAAATGCTCTGGGAACATTTGCACCAGATTTTGCACATTTTAACGATGACATTCTTTTCGGAGAGAACTGGAATAACGAAGATATTGATTTAAAAACAAGAAGTATCATCACAGTTGTAGCACTGATGGCACAGGGAATCACAGATTCCTCTTTGAAATTCCATTTACAGAATGCAAAGGATCATGGGGTAACACAGAAAGAGATCGCAGCAATCATCACTCACGTAGCATTCTATGCAGGCTGGCCAAAAGGCTGGGCAGTCTTTAATCTTGCAAAAGAGGTTTGGAATGAGGACGAAGCAGAGAAATAA
- a CDS encoding site-specific integrase — MDNKLKFQQLECYKLATDEQKEKLNKEQYFDLDKLPGNQLQTEFVEYIYYRGTQVSILTIKRERHYFNSLCEFFQKSSHQENSLLDREKDFWIKQLKMWMIQNGRALTKHKVTNIQTESVEKAALIRYFESLLEFTLDRSETNELAKDIWHLERLPLILRTNPIVNHKTLNFRGIRQPDIREEVKKAIYHHLKTEALGSIKRELSAMNKFSKYLDEKHSKISTCEEIDREIIEQFLINIKVESNGGNGIRDDLLKLRNVLETIGKIYDFPHLTKLFLKSDFPPERKAEFKSYSDSELKRLNAQIVKMEEQIARAMIIHQMLGTRISDTLTLRKDCLYKHDRQDMIIIYQPKTRRYEKPISRELAQLIGKAVSYANEHYPESIYIFADENKPERPISYQTLQDKVLRMIYEKDIRDDSGKLFGFGTHMFRHCYGVKLTELHVDDWTIAKLLGHKGVKSVQYYRKMSNQRLADETREVRNLMSQIILANLDGWGEEYEQIRQDSGIE; from the coding sequence ATGGATAATAAACTGAAATTCCAACAACTGGAATGTTATAAGCTGGCTACCGATGAGCAAAAGGAAAAGCTGAATAAGGAACAATATTTTGATCTGGATAAACTGCCGGGAAACCAGCTTCAGACAGAATTTGTCGAATACATTTACTACCGTGGAACGCAGGTATCCATCCTGACCATAAAAAGGGAAAGGCATTATTTTAACAGCTTATGTGAATTTTTTCAGAAGTCATCCCATCAGGAAAACAGCCTGCTTGACAGAGAAAAAGACTTCTGGATAAAGCAGTTGAAAATGTGGATGATACAAAACGGTAGGGCTTTGACGAAGCATAAAGTGACGAACATTCAGACTGAATCGGTGGAAAAAGCTGCCCTGATCCGGTATTTTGAAAGCCTTCTGGAATTTACACTGGACCGATCAGAAACCAATGAGCTGGCAAAGGATATCTGGCATCTGGAAAGGCTTCCGCTTATCCTGCGGACAAATCCGATTGTCAACCATAAGACACTAAATTTCAGAGGAATCCGGCAACCAGATATTCGGGAAGAAGTAAAAAAAGCAATTTACCATCATCTGAAAACCGAAGCCCTTGGCAGTATAAAACGTGAACTGTCCGCCATGAATAAATTTTCAAAGTATTTGGATGAAAAGCATTCCAAGATCAGCACCTGCGAAGAGATTGACCGGGAGATCATAGAACAATTTTTAATCAACATCAAGGTAGAATCAAACGGAGGGAATGGCATCCGGGATGACCTGCTAAAGCTTCGAAATGTGCTGGAAACAATCGGAAAAATTTATGATTTTCCACATCTTACAAAACTGTTTTTAAAATCTGATTTTCCGCCAGAACGGAAAGCAGAATTCAAATCTTATTCGGACAGTGAGCTGAAAAGACTGAATGCCCAGATTGTAAAAATGGAAGAGCAGATAGCAAGGGCAATGATCATCCACCAGATGCTTGGAACCAGAATTTCCGACACGCTGACCTTGCGGAAAGACTGCCTTTATAAACATGACCGTCAGGATATGATTATCATATACCAGCCGAAAACAAGAAGATATGAAAAACCGATCAGCCGGGAGCTGGCACAGCTGATTGGAAAGGCAGTCAGTTATGCAAATGAGCATTATCCTGAAAGCATTTATATCTTTGCGGACGAGAACAAACCGGAGAGACCAATCAGTTACCAAACCTTGCAGGATAAAGTGCTTCGAATGATCTATGAAAAAGATATCCGAGATGACAGCGGGAAATTATTCGGATTTGGAACGCATATGTTCCGGCACTGTTATGGGGTAAAGCTGACAGAACTCCATGTGGATGATTGGACCATAGCAAAGCTCCTGGGTCATAAAGGAGTGAAAAGCGTCCAGTACTACCGGAAAATGAGCAATCAGCGACTGGCAGATGAGACAAGGGAAGTAAGAAATCTTATGTCACAGATTATCTTAGCAAATCTGGACGGATGGGGAGAAGAATATGAGCAAATACGACAAGATTCTGGAATTGAATAA
- a CDS encoding site-specific integrase yields the protein MPAFLQSFIEAEQERSRRIEQLRKEIREFAKEEAGSSITEQILLFLADEMVEHLSEIDYELRMKFELYITPLIKRNYIYRYTGTFDRIRQAYIRERMKTPAGQRECEWKYKNEILFVPYHSDPVIVKSVETVRCRSNMVWNFKAAASEKLKRQIFTVLEYILENYEISRLREYKLTGLQLFYEFCIREQITDIQLLELEQETAFQDYLKQKVEKEQRRKRLKSIVETARKVIFIETDETRWDATIWYLERFRIAKERINQSDSIEKISFQEVLQPKNRLLLQEYMKYEIGIGELALSTVYERFRTIRNFLQEISELEVTKCDASLIDVYLKNLQNGAMGAKTFNTNVSGIQFFMKFLEVKGYIKKVPFYASYYLEKQIPVHHDRSVEEDVYMEIIQNLSQFPEHLRMMFLHLWCVGLRISEVCTLKGDAYYIQNGDCWMKVYQVKMKNYKRVPIPVTLYRLMQVYLKKHPTEKEAYIFRNRKGGAFSKSTFMGQMKKYCSQIGIQNGEYIFKSHDYRHTVATNFYEHGVSIQSIRDYLGHMFEEMTMQYIDYMPRKIAKENDAYFEEEENSLLACMQKGEKHG from the coding sequence ATGCCTGCGTTTTTACAGTCTTTTATAGAGGCAGAACAAGAACGGAGCAGGCGGATTGAGCAGCTACGAAAAGAAATCCGGGAGTTTGCAAAAGAGGAAGCAGGAAGTTCCATTACAGAACAGATTCTGCTGTTTCTGGCAGATGAGATGGTAGAACATCTTTCGGAAATAGATTATGAACTGCGAATGAAATTTGAATTATATATAACACCGCTGATAAAGCGAAATTACATTTACCGATATACCGGAACGTTCGACCGGATACGGCAGGCGTACATCCGGGAACGGATGAAAACTCCGGCTGGACAGAGGGAATGTGAATGGAAATATAAAAATGAAATACTTTTTGTTCCATACCACTCAGATCCTGTAATCGTAAAGAGTGTGGAAACGGTACGGTGTCGGAGTAACATGGTCTGGAATTTTAAAGCGGCAGCCAGTGAGAAACTGAAACGTCAGATTTTTACCGTGCTGGAATATATTCTGGAGAATTATGAAATTTCCAGACTGAGGGAATATAAACTGACCGGGTTACAGCTTTTTTACGAATTTTGCATCCGGGAGCAGATTACAGATATCCAGCTTCTGGAGCTGGAACAGGAAACAGCATTTCAGGACTACCTGAAGCAGAAAGTCGAGAAAGAGCAACGGCGAAAACGACTGAAGAGCATTGTGGAAACTGCCCGTAAAGTGATTTTTATAGAAACTGATGAAACAAGATGGGATGCTACCATCTGGTATTTAGAGCGGTTTCGTATTGCCAAAGAAAGAATAAACCAGAGTGACAGTATAGAAAAAATATCATTTCAGGAAGTTCTACAGCCCAAGAATCGATTGCTGCTTCAGGAATATATGAAGTACGAAATTGGAATCGGAGAACTGGCGCTCAGTACGGTGTACGAAAGATTCCGAACCATTCGAAATTTTTTGCAGGAGATCAGCGAACTGGAAGTTACCAAGTGTGATGCCAGCCTGATTGATGTATATTTAAAGAATTTGCAGAATGGTGCTATGGGAGCAAAGACATTTAATACCAATGTTTCGGGAATACAGTTTTTTATGAAATTTCTGGAAGTAAAGGGGTATATAAAAAAGGTTCCGTTTTATGCATCGTATTACTTGGAAAAACAGATCCCAGTCCACCATGACAGAAGTGTGGAAGAGGATGTGTATATGGAAATTATCCAAAACCTCTCACAGTTTCCTGAACACCTGAGAATGATGTTTTTACATCTCTGGTGTGTGGGACTCCGGATCAGTGAGGTCTGCACCTTAAAAGGGGATGCGTATTATATCCAGAATGGTGACTGCTGGATGAAGGTCTACCAGGTGAAAATGAAAAATTATAAAAGGGTTCCCATTCCGGTAACATTGTATCGTCTGATGCAGGTTTATCTGAAAAAACACCCTACCGAAAAAGAAGCATACATTTTTCGGAATCGGAAAGGTGGAGCATTTTCCAAAAGCACCTTCATGGGGCAGATGAAAAAATACTGCTCCCAGATAGGCATACAGAATGGAGAATATATTTTTAAGTCTCATGATTACCGACATACCGTAGCAACCAATTTTTATGAGCATGGCGTATCAATCCAAAGCATCCGGGACTATCTGGGACATATGTTTGAGGAAATGACCATGCAGTATATAGATTATATGCCAAGAAAAATTGCTAAAGAAAATGACGCATACTTTGAGGAAGAGGAAAACAGCCTGCTTGCCTGTATGCAGAAAGGAGAGAAGCATGGATAA
- a CDS encoding DUF6262 family protein: MSKYDKILELNKRKSEEKVERAVLTIRTMVLEREKVSVPALMQKTGLSRGFFYKNPIVRGEIDAAMEQQAGMVDPRRNIISQAMEAEMNLLRQQLQKLKSENENLIKENQKLKKALSKKELNLIKQI; the protein is encoded by the coding sequence ATGAGCAAATACGACAAGATTCTGGAATTGAATAAAAGAAAGAGCGAAGAAAAAGTGGAACGGGCAGTCCTGACAATACGGACAATGGTGTTGGAGAGAGAAAAGGTGTCCGTACCAGCACTGATGCAAAAGACTGGTTTATCTAGAGGATTCTTTTACAAGAATCCGATTGTAAGAGGTGAGATTGATGCAGCAATGGAACAGCAGGCTGGTATGGTGGATCCAAGGAGAAACATTATCAGTCAGGCGATGGAAGCGGAAATGAATCTGCTCCGGCAACAGCTACAGAAACTGAAAAGCGAAAATGAGAATCTAATAAAGGAAAACCAGAAGTTAAAAAAAGCACTATCCAAGAAAGAGTTGAATCTTATCAAACAGATTTAA
- a CDS encoding tyrosine-type recombinase/integrase has translation MRRYELETEREGSTVYFFIRDVETLDIVLLPTKYLMHKIRRKCSPNTVRRSALAILYYLEYIHEKKKELTDVYQMPYVEQTNHFVEFLYWLKAGKHTRDKNHRSPNNGTCNAYLRDVFRFYLFIEEEYQQFGELKVLSYNYFVAVDAVGVKKSIRSKSFKGYLKEEEHKARAAKKDEIVEILKACTNIRDRLLMLLLAETGYRIGEILGIDYSKDIDYQNHIIRVYFREDNENGARAKNAEYRSAKISKDTFGFLNLYIAEYRKLLQHQTSLFVNISGDNIGKPMNVEAVYSMLKRMDKKTGIKITPHMLRHYFGNERRKAGWSLELIQLAYGHRHIQTTINYLDIVDDELLDASQEFYEKHSSLYGIEELL, from the coding sequence ATGAGAAGATATGAGCTGGAAACAGAAAGAGAAGGCTCCACCGTTTATTTCTTTATCAGAGATGTGGAAACACTGGATATCGTCCTGCTTCCAACCAAATATCTGATGCACAAGATACGGAGGAAATGTTCACCGAATACGGTGCGGCGCTCCGCACTTGCAATCCTGTACTATCTGGAATACATCCATGAAAAGAAAAAGGAATTGACAGACGTATATCAAATGCCTTATGTTGAACAGACAAATCACTTTGTGGAATTTTTATACTGGCTGAAAGCCGGGAAGCATACCAGAGATAAAAATCACAGATCTCCAAACAATGGAACCTGCAACGCATACTTAAGAGATGTGTTCAGGTTCTATCTTTTTATAGAAGAAGAGTACCAGCAGTTCGGGGAGCTGAAAGTCCTGTCCTATAATTATTTTGTAGCCGTGGATGCAGTAGGCGTAAAGAAAAGCATACGATCAAAGAGTTTCAAAGGCTATTTAAAAGAGGAAGAGCATAAGGCGAGAGCAGCAAAGAAAGATGAAATTGTGGAAATCTTGAAAGCGTGTACCAATATAAGAGATCGGCTTCTCATGCTGCTTCTGGCAGAGACAGGCTACCGAATCGGTGAGATCTTAGGAATTGATTACAGTAAGGACATTGATTATCAGAACCACATAATCCGGGTATATTTCCGTGAGGACAATGAAAATGGAGCGAGAGCAAAGAATGCAGAATACCGAAGTGCGAAGATCAGCAAAGATACCTTCGGCTTTTTAAATCTGTATATCGCAGAGTACCGAAAACTACTTCAGCACCAGACAAGCCTGTTTGTGAATATTTCCGGGGATAATATCGGAAAACCAATGAACGTGGAAGCAGTATACTCTATGCTAAAAAGAATGGATAAGAAAACAGGGATTAAGATCACGCCTCATATGCTCCGGCATTACTTTGGAAATGAGCGGAGAAAAGCAGGATGGTCGCTGGAACTGATACAGCTGGCCTATGGACACCGCCACATCCAGACAACCATCAATTATCTGGACATTGTGGATGATGAACTGCTGGATGCCAGCCAGGAATTCTACGAGAAACACTCCTCCCTGTATGGGATTGAGGAATTGCTATAG
- the crcB gene encoding fluoride efflux transporter CrcB: MVKCLLVGVGGGIGAILRYLIGLIPVGAQNNFPIKTLLINVIGAFVIGLISVLAEKYQVSPLLVLTLKTGVCGGFTTFSTFALETDQLIQSGNYGFTILYIGLSVILSVAAVFAAQILMK, translated from the coding sequence ATGGTAAAATGTTTGTTAGTTGGCGTTGGAGGCGGCATAGGTGCAATTCTTCGATATTTGATTGGTTTAATACCGGTGGGAGCACAAAACAACTTTCCGATAAAAACATTATTGATTAATGTAATAGGAGCATTTGTTATTGGCTTAATTTCTGTGTTGGCAGAAAAGTATCAGGTATCACCACTTCTGGTTTTGACATTAAAGACGGGAGTGTGCGGTGGATTTACGACGTTTTCTACATTTGCACTGGAAACAGATCAATTAATACAGAGCGGGAATTACGGATTTACGATACTTTATATAGGATTAAGTGTGATATTAAGTGTTGCTGCGGTATTTGCTGCACAAATACTTATGAAGTAA
- a CDS encoding serpin family protein, whose protein sequence is MNKQIISLLLGACLCTSLAGCGNADNNGGSVTKQKLLASKELGSDIAVGAKPAPVDSYEELKNGVNNFAFDLYDALPKDSNCFYSPYSISSALSMLDQGAGGETKTELESTLGIKDLSTWNTEMQSYLNKDWSKQTYVNTANSIWMTTGKDWASNISDDFLLPAKTYYHGEIYEADFTDHADQVVKDVNNWVNEHTNQMIPSIMNELPTNTVMMLINAVYFEGKWQTPFTEDNTYDDTFHGTSGDSTVPMMHLYDERFSYADNGSIKGIVLPYDGDSVVMKVFLPSKEGDTITNLFDALSSDEKQALIDSLDNADSPEIETIQLPKFTDEQSINGLDDILNRLGIRSAYAFADFSKIADGIAVSSVSHKAKVIVDENGTKAAAETDIIIKETAMMPPEETYNFIVDQPFVYVIEDQDTGMILFMGRVNDL, encoded by the coding sequence ATGAATAAACAGATAATCAGCTTATTACTTGGTGCATGTCTGTGCACAAGTCTTGCAGGATGCGGAAACGCAGATAATAATGGCGGCAGCGTCACCAAACAAAAACTTTTAGCATCAAAGGAACTCGGAAGTGACATCGCAGTCGGAGCAAAACCGGCGCCCGTCGATTCCTATGAGGAACTTAAAAACGGTGTCAACAATTTTGCATTTGACCTGTATGATGCACTTCCAAAAGACAGCAACTGTTTTTATTCCCCTTACAGTATTTCCAGCGCACTGTCCATGCTCGATCAGGGTGCCGGGGGCGAAACGAAAACGGAACTGGAATCAACACTTGGCATCAAAGATCTTTCAACCTGGAATACAGAAATGCAAAGCTATCTGAACAAAGACTGGTCCAAGCAGACATATGTAAATACTGCAAATTCCATCTGGATGACCACCGGAAAAGACTGGGCGTCTAATATCTCAGATGATTTTCTGCTTCCGGCCAAGACCTATTACCATGGTGAGATATATGAAGCCGATTTTACGGATCATGCCGATCAGGTTGTGAAGGATGTAAACAACTGGGTAAATGAACATACAAATCAGATGATCCCATCCATCATGAATGAACTTCCGACAAATACTGTTATGATGCTCATTAATGCAGTTTACTTTGAAGGAAAATGGCAGACACCATTTACAGAGGATAACACATACGATGATACTTTCCACGGAACCAGCGGAGATTCTACCGTACCAATGATGCATCTGTACGATGAACGATTCTCTTATGCGGATAACGGATCGATAAAAGGAATCGTACTTCCTTACGATGGTGATTCTGTTGTAATGAAAGTATTCCTTCCATCTAAAGAAGGCGATACGATCACCAACCTGTTCGATGCTTTAAGCAGTGATGAGAAACAGGCACTTATCGACTCTCTGGATAATGCTGATTCTCCTGAGATAGAGACCATTCAACTTCCAAAATTCACAGATGAACAGAGTATCAACGGTCTGGATGATATCCTGAACAGACTTGGAATCCGGTCTGCATATGCTTTTGCTGATTTCTCAAAGATCGCAGATGGCATCGCGGTATCTTCCGTTTCTCACAAAGCAAAAGTGATCGTTGATGAAAACGGAACAAAGGCTGCCGCGGAGACGGATATCATAATAAAGGAAACTGCTATGATGCCACCGGAAGAAACCTATAACTTCATCGTTGACCAGCCATTTGTCTATGTCATTGAAGATCAGGATACCGGAATGATCCTGTTCATGGGACGGGTAAATGATCTGTAA
- the aguA gene encoding agmatine deiminase yields MAKLITNSTPKADGFRMPGEFEEQKQIFMIWPERTDNWRAGAKPAQKTFANVAAAISEFEPVTMCVSAAQYEHAKAMLPAGVRIIEMSSNDAWCRDMGPSFLINDKGEIRACDWSFNAWGGLVDGLYFPWDKDDQIASKICELEQIDSYRTDDFVLEGGSFHVDGEGTLITTEMCLLSKGRNPHLTKAQIEQKLKDYLNVDTIIWIKDGIDPDETNGHIDDVACFVRPGEVACIYTDDPTDPFYKEAQAAYHTLSNAVDAKGRKLIVHKLCTTQAPVYLKGMETVDAVPGSAPRKTGDLAIASYLNFLIVNGGIILPQYGDENDALAIRQVQSMFPERKVVGVRTEEIAYGGGNIHCITQQQPKA; encoded by the coding sequence ATGGCGAAACTTATTACAAACTCGACCCCAAAGGCTGACGGTTTCCGTATGCCGGGAGAATTTGAAGAACAAAAGCAGATCTTTATGATCTGGCCGGAACGAACCGACAACTGGAGAGCCGGTGCGAAACCGGCACAAAAAACATTTGCAAATGTAGCTGCTGCAATCTCAGAATTCGAACCTGTTACAATGTGCGTATCTGCCGCACAATATGAACATGCAAAAGCCATGCTGCCTGCCGGCGTACGGATCATTGAAATGAGCAGCAACGATGCATGGTGCAGAGATATGGGACCATCTTTTCTGATAAATGATAAAGGCGAAATCCGCGCCTGTGACTGGTCCTTCAATGCCTGGGGCGGACTGGTCGACGGATTGTATTTTCCATGGGATAAGGATGATCAGATCGCATCCAAGATCTGCGAACTGGAACAGATTGATTCTTACCGAACCGATGATTTCGTATTAGAGGGCGGCTCTTTTCATGTCGATGGAGAAGGTACACTGATCACCACCGAGATGTGCCTGCTGTCAAAGGGAAGAAATCCTCATCTCACAAAAGCTCAGATCGAGCAGAAATTAAAAGATTATCTGAATGTCGATACGATCATCTGGATCAAGGACGGCATCGATCCCGACGAGACAAATGGACATATCGATGATGTCGCCTGCTTCGTCCGTCCCGGTGAAGTTGCCTGCATCTATACGGATGATCCGACTGACCCATTCTATAAAGAAGCACAGGCCGCTTACCACACCCTGTCAAATGCTGTAGATGCCAAAGGCAGGAAGCTGATCGTCCATAAGCTCTGTACAACCCAAGCTCCGGTTTATCTGAAGGGCATGGAAACAGTCGATGCAGTTCCCGGAAGCGCTCCAAGAAAAACCGGTGACCTTGCGATCGCCTCTTATCTGAATTTCCTGATCGTAAATGGCGGCATCATCCTGCCACAGTACGGTGACGAAAATGACGCTCTTGCAATCCGTCAGGTGCAGTCCATGTTCCCGGAACGTAAGGTTGTCGGTGTCCGTACCGAAGAAATTGCTTACGGCGGCGGTAACATCCACTGTATCACCCAGCAGCAGCCAAAAGCATAA